One Pseudocalidococcus azoricus BACA0444 DNA segment encodes these proteins:
- a CDS encoding alpha/beta fold hydrolase, whose translation MTQAKFLQDRYVKIGSIKTRYWCAGDSGSPIVLLHGAGSSIEAWSRNIHALAQSHQVYAFDMVGSGLSDKPFANYSLEYQGQFLRDFINALKLQRAAFVGHSMGASLALKLTLESPEQVEKLVLVSTFGLGREISIASRLLAAFPLIVHLSQPSPRNVKLILQQNVYNLKSVPNEWIEMRSEAFKLPGRKQAFVSFLKSNINLLGVRRSVFRPIVSSLANVTVPTLIIWGKQDKIVPVAHAHIAARQIPNAHLHVFDQCGHWAQFEHPQEFNQLVVEFLTAAQQIDGAVV comes from the coding sequence ATGACTCAAGCTAAGTTTCTACAAGATCGATACGTCAAAATCGGATCAATCAAAACTCGCTACTGGTGTGCAGGAGATAGCGGAAGTCCTATTGTTCTGCTCCACGGAGCGGGAAGTTCAATTGAAGCTTGGAGCCGGAATATTCACGCACTGGCTCAAAGTCACCAAGTTTATGCCTTTGATATGGTTGGTTCCGGTTTATCGGATAAACCATTCGCGAATTATTCATTGGAGTATCAAGGGCAATTTCTCAGAGACTTTATTAACGCTCTCAAACTTCAACGTGCAGCGTTTGTTGGACACTCAATGGGTGCGAGTCTTGCACTTAAACTCACGCTGGAGTCACCTGAACAGGTAGAGAAATTAGTTTTAGTCTCCACGTTTGGATTAGGACGAGAAATTAGCATTGCCAGCCGCTTATTAGCTGCATTCCCTCTTATCGTTCATTTATCTCAACCCAGCCCGAGAAATGTTAAGTTAATTCTGCAACAGAATGTCTACAACCTCAAGTCAGTGCCAAATGAGTGGATTGAAATGCGGTCTGAAGCTTTCAAATTACCGGGCCGCAAACAAGCATTTGTTTCGTTCTTGAAAAGCAACATCAATTTACTAGGGGTTCGGAGAAGCGTCTTTCGTCCGATAGTTAGCAGTCTTGCTAATGTCACAGTACCAACTCTAATTATTTGGGGTAAACAAGACAAAATTGTGCCAGTTGCTCATGCTCATATTGCAGCGAGGCAGATTCCTAACGCTCATTTGCATGTCTTTGATCAATGTGGGCATTGGGCACAGTTTGAACATCCACAAGAATTTAATCAGCTAGTTGTAGAGTTCTTGACAGCAGCCCAACAAATCGATGGAGCGGTGGTTTGA
- a CDS encoding RidA family protein: MSRSSKEVFYHGKDFTKDFGYAQAVTVGSTLYISGTVSLDDEGKLVAPGDIRGQTRRIYEDLQRILEVHGVTFSDVIKEAIFTTDIDRFKEEAMPVRAEFYQGHTLPASSAWLQVSRLAFPEFLVEIEAIAVLP; this comes from the coding sequence ATGTCACGCTCAAGCAAAGAAGTTTTTTATCACGGCAAGGATTTTACAAAAGATTTCGGTTACGCTCAGGCAGTCACAGTTGGTAGTACTCTCTATATCTCCGGTACAGTCAGCCTTGATGATGAAGGTAAGTTAGTTGCTCCTGGAGATATACGTGGGCAAACGCGCCGTATTTATGAAGATTTGCAGCGCATCTTAGAAGTTCATGGAGTGACATTCAGTGATGTCATCAAGGAAGCAATCTTTACAACAGATATAGACAGATTTAAAGAAGAAGCAATGCCTGTTCGTGCGGAGTTTTATCAAGGTCATACTCTACCTGCTTCGTCTGCCTGGCTGCAAGTCTCAAGGCTGGCGTTTCCAGAATTTTTAGTGGAGATCGAAGCTATAGCTGTATTGCCATAA
- a CDS encoding MerR family DNA-binding transcriptional regulator encodes MTKQSGVSVPTLRYDETLQLIAPPERGENGYPSIWMIIEQNA; translated from the coding sequence TTGACCAAGCAATCAGGGGTATCTGTGCCGACCTTGCGCTATGACGAAACCTTACAGTTAATTGCACCACCGGAGCGGGGCGAAAACGGCTATCCGTCAATATGGATGATTATTGAGCAAAATGCATGA
- a CDS encoding MauE/DoxX family redox-associated membrane protein: protein MNLSRTAIPVKVYRMSMPGHECPWGVKAFALLNDKNIPFEDIRLTTKAEVEDFKALHQVKTTPQIFWEGTRIGGYTDLAAYFDVQAQAPEYSYTPVIALLSTAGLMTLATSLGFTGFMGIALSMLASLKLMDVDAFAESFAKYNLVTKRYKPYGKIYPFLELFIGLGILSGLAPIVTGVGALVVGVSGATSVFKAVFIDKLALNCACVGGNSKAPLGVVSFGENAIMALMGVMLLFSPTEPESVNIPTLNQRLGAEMALIQEYSHQY from the coding sequence ATGAACCTAAGTCGTACTGCAATCCCTGTGAAAGTCTATCGGATGTCTATGCCAGGCCATGAATGTCCATGGGGAGTAAAAGCTTTTGCCTTACTGAACGATAAAAACATTCCCTTTGAAGATATTCGCTTAACCACGAAAGCCGAAGTTGAAGATTTCAAAGCCCTGCATCAGGTGAAAACCACGCCGCAAATTTTCTGGGAGGGGACTCGCATTGGGGGCTATACCGATTTAGCGGCCTATTTTGACGTGCAAGCCCAGGCCCCAGAATATTCCTACACTCCTGTGATTGCCCTACTTTCAACAGCGGGTTTAATGACCTTGGCTACGTCTTTAGGGTTTACCGGGTTTATGGGAATTGCCCTGTCCATGTTGGCCTCATTGAAATTGATGGATGTGGATGCCTTTGCTGAGAGCTTTGCGAAATACAACTTAGTGACAAAACGCTATAAGCCCTATGGCAAAATCTACCCATTTTTGGAGTTGTTTATTGGCCTGGGAATTTTATCCGGCCTGGCCCCGATCGTGACTGGCGTGGGTGCATTAGTGGTTGGGGTTAGTGGCGCAACTTCTGTTTTTAAGGCAGTTTTTATTGATAAGTTAGCCTTGAATTGTGCTTGTGTGGGTGGTAATTCTAAAGCACCGTTGGGGGTTGTTAGTTTTGGCGAAAACGCCATTATGGCTTTGATGGGAGTCATGTTGCTATTTTCTCCGACCGAGCCTGAATCAGTGAATATCCCAACCTTAAATCAACGTCTGGGGGCGGAAATGGCTCTGATTCAAGAGTATTCACATCAATATTAA
- a CDS encoding winged helix-turn-helix transcriptional regulator, with protein sequence MVSSSVVSSDAWHECSERYLSEECPVSEVLDLIAHKWMVQIIYYLHKQEVVRFRQLHRLVSPITQKELMKKLRELEHTGLISRTVYAEVPPRVEYQLTELGKTLVQPVIALVYWAE encoded by the coding sequence ATGGTAAGTAGTAGTGTCGTAAGTTCTGATGCATGGCATGAGTGTAGCGAAAGATACTTATCTGAGGAGTGCCCAGTTAGTGAGGTATTAGATTTAATTGCTCACAAGTGGATGGTGCAGATTATCTATTACTTACACAAACAAGAGGTTGTTCGGTTCCGTCAACTTCATCGTCTTGTATCACCAATCACACAAAAAGAATTAATGAAAAAGCTGCGAGAACTAGAACATACAGGACTAATCAGCCGCACTGTATATGCAGAGGTTCCACCCCGCGTTGAGTATCAATTAACTGAACTTGGCAAGACACTGGTGCAACCTGTGATTGCTTTAGTTTATTGGGCGGAGTAA
- a CDS encoding TetR/AcrR family transcriptional regulator, translated as MLKNSVIGNNGVTDYRAAQNLHQQALRQGILDDASNLLLSEGLQALSMRRIAQMVGCSTTVLYTMFGSKQGLVDELYLKGFARLRQALEAVPKSDNLLEYLIALGQAYRAFALANSTYYAVMFCQTSPEFTPTQNCIQQSWSSFVLLVSTVQACIDTEIFVKDNAQEVAKMLWAIVHGHVGLELTGHFKDSTSADDRFNRTIRTILAGLTHQQFSDQKQRK; from the coding sequence ATGCTAAAAAACAGTGTTATAGGTAATAATGGTGTTACAGATTACCGAGCAGCGCAGAATTTGCATCAGCAAGCACTGCGTCAAGGAATTTTGGACGATGCAAGTAATTTACTCCTAAGCGAAGGATTACAAGCATTGTCCATGCGGCGGATTGCTCAAATGGTTGGATGCTCAACGACTGTCCTTTACACTATGTTTGGGAGCAAGCAAGGATTGGTCGATGAGTTGTACTTGAAAGGCTTTGCCAGATTGCGACAGGCATTAGAAGCTGTCCCAAAATCCGACAATCTGCTGGAGTACCTCATCGCTTTAGGACAAGCATACCGAGCTTTTGCGTTAGCAAATTCGACTTATTACGCAGTAATGTTCTGCCAAACCAGCCCGGAGTTTACACCCACTCAAAACTGTATTCAGCAAAGTTGGTCAAGCTTTGTGCTCCTTGTTAGTACGGTTCAAGCGTGTATTGATACAGAAATTTTCGTGAAGGACAACGCTCAAGAAGTCGCGAAGATGCTTTGGGCGATCGTACACGGTCATGTTGGATTAGAACTAACAGGACATTTCAAGGATTCGACAAGTGCTGACGATCGCTTTAATCGCACCATCCGCACCATTTTAGCTGGATTGACCCATCAGCAGTTCTCTGATCAGAAACAACGTAAATGA
- a CDS encoding HNH endonuclease, with protein sequence MGITDKTRKILWGHSGNRCAICKRELTMDASPGNDESIVGDECHIVARELGGSRNDSSFPANKLNSYENLILLCKIHHKMIDDQVNTYTVETLRKIKKQHAEYVRRGLEPVVFQGYSHEPKVPVGVDVVEKKIGILSSNLANLSEQIEIVRFKGKLLAEEYYWNGSTSPHRLELYQVLSGRYVVYHWCVHNADYEEATLIGANAWDEIDPPLTLEQLQEDFPSLATQARLFRIRTLELYIANSNCS encoded by the coding sequence TTGGGGATCACAGATAAAACTAGAAAAATTTTGTGGGGGCATTCTGGAAATCGTTGTGCGATTTGCAAACGTGAGTTAACTATGGATGCTTCTCCTGGTAATGATGAGTCTATAGTCGGAGATGAGTGCCATATTGTTGCTAGAGAATTAGGAGGCTCACGCAACGATTCAAGCTTTCCTGCTAACAAACTGAATTCTTATGAGAATTTGATACTTCTCTGTAAAATCCATCACAAAATGATTGATGATCAGGTGAATACTTACACCGTTGAGACTTTACGTAAAATAAAAAAACAGCATGCTGAGTATGTGCGTCGTGGATTAGAACCAGTAGTTTTTCAAGGATATTCTCACGAGCCTAAAGTCCCTGTTGGTGTTGATGTAGTTGAAAAAAAGATTGGTATCCTTTCCTCCAATCTTGCAAACCTTTCTGAACAAATTGAAATTGTCCGTTTCAAGGGAAAGTTGCTTGCAGAGGAATACTATTGGAATGGTTCAACAAGTCCGCATCGACTCGAACTTTATCAAGTTCTAAGTGGTAGATACGTCGTCTACCATTGGTGTGTTCACAACGCGGATTACGAAGAAGCTACATTAATTGGTGCTAATGCTTGGGATGAAATCGACCCACCTTTGACACTTGAACAATTACAAGAGGATTTTCCATCTCTAGCTACACAGGCAAGACTATTTCGTATAAGAACTCTGGAGCTATATATAGCAAACAGCAATTGCTCATGA
- a CDS encoding DMT family transporter, whose translation MQSSWYAWLLVLIAAIANAAGTIFLKQSRLTASGTGFTTVLVSPWFLSALVIYTFGLLLFTQALGKLPVSASQPVMSAVSFISVALIANVIFDERLSFTQFVAVGLIIVGITVMTRS comes from the coding sequence ATGCAATCTTCCTGGTATGCTTGGCTCCTGGTTCTTATCGCCGCGATCGCGAATGCAGCAGGCACGATTTTTCTCAAGCAGTCTCGTCTCACAGCCTCTGGTACAGGGTTTACCACAGTATTAGTTTCTCCCTGGTTTCTGAGTGCATTGGTGATTTATACCTTTGGATTGCTCTTATTTACTCAGGCGTTGGGAAAATTGCCTGTTTCTGCGAGTCAACCTGTGATGTCAGCGGTTAGTTTTATCTCAGTTGCCCTGATCGCCAACGTGATATTTGATGAACGATTGTCATTTACCCAATTCGTTGCTGTCGGTTTAATTATTGTCGGAATTACTGTGATGACTCGTTCGTAA